One Olsenella sp. oral taxon 807 DNA segment encodes these proteins:
- a CDS encoding MraY family glycosyltransferase yields the protein MPRSWLIHLCLFFAALVTTLLVTPLAKRVAWTLGAVDRPGARRINRKTVPRMGGIAVFMGIVAAFLTQYLGTIFLGWPTVFAPAPHFSSMDYHRIALGLVTIFLTGALDDVFQLTPWQKLLGQLVSAGIAVSGGLVIGTIVNPFTEGPLFLGWLAYPITVIYLVAYVNIFNLIDGLDGLATGIAGIAAMTMFILSVLAGRHDSAALAIALVGAAIGFLFYNFNPASIFLGDSGSLLLGYVLGVVSLLSVTRVAGLTTIIVPLVVAAVPIIDTFSAIVRRSRAHVSIGQADRGHIHHRLIDEGFNQRQAVLLIYGWTAFLCLGTFVMTQVAILPRIAIFFVLLVVSAILANQLHLFKPVLLHHTNPKTGDDELVDQDSPDFEEAEEEFEEERAGRRHLP from the coding sequence ATGCCAAGATCGTGGTTAATCCACCTCTGCCTGTTTTTTGCGGCGCTCGTGACAACACTTCTGGTCACGCCCCTCGCAAAGAGGGTTGCCTGGACACTGGGGGCGGTGGACAGGCCGGGCGCTAGACGCATCAACAGGAAGACGGTTCCACGTATGGGCGGCATCGCCGTGTTCATGGGCATCGTGGCGGCCTTCCTCACACAGTATCTAGGCACGATCTTTCTTGGCTGGCCGACGGTGTTTGCCCCCGCTCCGCACTTCTCTAGCATGGACTACCACAGGATCGCCCTGGGCCTTGTCACCATCTTCCTCACGGGAGCCCTCGATGACGTCTTCCAGCTCACGCCCTGGCAGAAGCTTCTTGGCCAGCTCGTCTCGGCAGGCATCGCCGTCTCGGGTGGGCTTGTCATCGGGACGATCGTGAACCCCTTCACGGAGGGTCCCCTGTTCTTGGGTTGGCTCGCCTACCCCATCACGGTCATCTACCTCGTTGCCTATGTCAACATCTTCAACCTCATCGATGGCTTGGACGGTCTGGCGACCGGCATCGCAGGTATCGCCGCGATGACAATGTTCATCCTCTCCGTTCTTGCAGGCAGACACGATTCTGCCGCCTTGGCCATAGCCCTCGTGGGTGCAGCGATCGGCTTTCTCTTCTACAACTTCAACCCCGCCTCGATTTTTCTGGGCGACTCGGGCTCGCTGCTTCTGGGCTACGTGCTGGGCGTAGTCTCTCTACTCTCGGTCACGCGCGTGGCGGGCCTCACCACCATCATCGTCCCCTTGGTCGTGGCAGCGGTACCCATCATCGACACCTTCTCGGCCATCGTCAGGCGAAGTCGCGCCCATGTGAGCATAGGGCAGGCGGACCGTGGGCACATTCATCATCGTCTTATCGACGAGGGATTTAATCAAAGACAGGCCGTGCTGCTCATCTATGGGTGGACGGCGTTTTTGTGCCTTGGCACCTTCGTAATGACCCAGGTAGCCATTCTGCCTCGTATCGCCATCTTCTTCGTGCTCCTCGTGGTGTCGGCTATCCTCGCCAACCAACTCCACCTCTTCAAGCCGGTGCTCCTGCACCACACTAATCCGAAGACGGGCGACGACGAGCTCGTAGACCAGGACAGCCCCGACTTCGAGGAGGCAGAGGAGGAGTTTGAGGAGGAGAGGGCCGGAAGGCGTCACCTGCCGTAG
- the rho gene encoding transcription termination factor Rho, with protein MAEEGTSEMQQSREFESSGQPAGQDSTLFPGIVAPAAAGSEVSAAHPAPAATDSGVSESEKSTPAEVEVAKPVPKRRRGRPRKVKSEGEQVALDVNAMTKVTQEATQASAVIHEPPVATLAEADANVAEAAPKRHRKKRASSPTFEQDDGAQASEAGVDAQDVSRQASLEEGQPQSQDERGEGGRQRRGRRERKDDTAASGGPGNNANGSANTNANTNGNGSQRGSRRNRRNRRNQQEQSFEPSLSREELASMRVAELRSKAAQLGVEYVGLKKAALVETIYEAAARAEGFRPVEGVLDVQNEGYAFLRTGNYMTGDDDAFVHQQLIRQYGLRPGDRIKGSVGPARSNNSKYPPLQKVETVNGRPLDELRQRPRFRDLTPIFPNQRLVMECGKDSITGRAIDLVAPIGKGQRGLIVSPPKAGKTTVLKRICQSIASNNPEVHLLCLLVDERPEEVTDMERSIKGEVVASTFDMPASNHTAVSELVIEHAKRLVELGEDVVVVLDSITRLARAYNLAQPPSGRILSGGVDSAALYPPKKFLGAARNIEGGGSLTIIASALVDTGSKMDEVIFEEFKGTGNMELKLDRDLADRRIFPAIDPVASGTRNEELLIRSEIQPFVWGIRRVLANMNNVERAASVLVKGLRATSDNEEFLIRSAKKAQQSNEYIA; from the coding sequence ATGGCAGAAGAAGGCACAAGCGAGATGCAGCAGTCGCGGGAGTTTGAGTCATCCGGACAGCCTGCCGGTCAGGACAGCACGCTATTTCCCGGGATCGTTGCTCCGGCGGCCGCTGGGAGCGAGGTCAGCGCGGCTCATCCGGCGCCAGCCGCAACCGATAGCGGTGTAAGCGAATCGGAAAAGAGCACCCCGGCCGAGGTCGAGGTAGCAAAGCCAGTGCCGAAGCGACGCCGTGGTCGCCCCCGTAAGGTCAAAAGCGAAGGCGAGCAGGTCGCCTTGGATGTCAACGCGATGACCAAAGTGACGCAGGAGGCGACGCAAGCATCTGCGGTCATCCATGAGCCGCCGGTAGCCACCCTTGCCGAGGCCGACGCGAACGTAGCCGAGGCAGCACCCAAGAGGCACCGCAAGAAGAGGGCGAGCTCTCCTACCTTTGAGCAGGACGATGGGGCACAGGCCAGCGAGGCTGGTGTTGACGCCCAGGACGTTTCCCGACAGGCTTCTCTGGAGGAGGGGCAGCCCCAGTCCCAGGACGAGAGGGGCGAGGGAGGACGTCAGAGGCGCGGCAGGCGTGAGCGCAAGGATGACACAGCTGCGAGCGGCGGTCCCGGCAATAACGCCAACGGTAGCGCAAACACCAACGCCAACACAAATGGCAACGGTAGCCAGCGTGGCAGCCGCCGCAACCGCCGAAACCGTCGTAACCAGCAGGAACAGAGCTTTGAGCCCAGCCTCTCTCGCGAGGAGCTCGCGTCCATGAGGGTGGCTGAGCTCAGGAGCAAGGCGGCCCAACTTGGTGTCGAGTATGTAGGCCTCAAGAAGGCGGCGCTCGTGGAGACCATCTATGAGGCCGCCGCACGTGCAGAGGGCTTCAGGCCGGTTGAGGGCGTGTTGGACGTCCAGAACGAGGGTTACGCCTTCCTGCGTACCGGCAACTACATGACGGGTGATGACGACGCCTTCGTGCACCAGCAGCTCATCCGCCAGTACGGGCTGCGACCCGGTGACAGGATCAAGGGATCGGTTGGTCCGGCCCGCTCCAACAACAGCAAGTATCCACCCCTTCAGAAGGTCGAGACGGTCAACGGTCGCCCTCTCGACGAGCTGAGGCAGCGTCCGCGCTTCCGTGACCTCACGCCCATCTTTCCCAACCAGCGTCTTGTCATGGAATGCGGCAAGGATTCCATAACGGGAAGAGCCATCGATCTCGTAGCCCCCATCGGTAAAGGTCAGCGCGGCCTTATCGTGAGCCCCCCGAAGGCTGGCAAGACCACCGTGCTCAAGCGGATCTGCCAGTCCATCGCCTCGAACAACCCCGAGGTGCACCTCCTCTGCCTGCTCGTCGACGAGCGCCCCGAGGAGGTCACCGACATGGAGCGCTCCATCAAGGGCGAGGTCGTCGCCTCGACCTTCGACATGCCCGCGTCAAACCACACGGCCGTCTCCGAGCTCGTCATCGAGCACGCGAAGCGTCTTGTGGAACTGGGGGAGGACGTCGTCGTGGTGCTCGACTCCATCACGCGCCTTGCTCGCGCCTACAATCTGGCCCAGCCTCCCAGCGGCCGTATCCTCTCTGGTGGCGTCGACTCAGCGGCGCTCTATCCGCCCAAGAAGTTCTTGGGCGCGGCGCGTAACATCGAGGGTGGAGGGTCTCTTACCATCATCGCCTCGGCGCTCGTCGACACCGGGTCCAAGATGGATGAGGTCATCTTCGAGGAGTTCAAGGGCACTGGCAACATGGAGCTCAAGCTCGATCGCGACCTTGCCGACCGGCGCATCTTCCCCGCCATCGATCCGGTCGCGTCGGGTACGCGAAACGAGGAGCTGCTCATCAGGTCCGAGATCCAGCCCTTCGTATGGGGCATACGCCGCGTGCTCGCCAACATGAACAACGTCGAGCGTGCTGCCTCGGTACTGGTCAAGGGCCTCAGGGCGACCAGTGACAACGAGGAGTTCCTTATTCGCTCCGCCAAGAAGGCACAGCAGAGCAACGAGTACATCGCCTGA
- a CDS encoding VanZ family protein, translating into MNGTDSANESTRFVLFALPLLQRLGLSDIALATFVVRKCAHVSEYAMLGVLAFFLCRSQPGVRPERRLWLSSRVVMVMTPIVDETIQLFVPGREGSVRDVFIDLAGVCIGYALARALCALCALRTHGQRGRRASRG; encoded by the coding sequence ATGAATGGCACGGACTCCGCCAACGAGAGCACGCGTTTCGTATTGTTCGCACTGCCCCTCCTCCAAAGGCTGGGGCTCTCAGACATCGCACTCGCGACCTTCGTCGTGAGGAAATGCGCACATGTTTCGGAGTACGCGATGCTGGGGGTCCTGGCCTTTTTTCTGTGCCGCAGCCAGCCCGGAGTGCGACCAGAAAGACGGCTCTGGCTGTCATCGCGTGTCGTCATGGTGATGACACCCATCGTGGACGAGACGATCCAGCTGTTCGTGCCAGGACGCGAGGGGTCTGTGAGAGACGTGTTCATCGATCTTGCGGGGGTTTGCATCGGATATGCCCTCGCGCGTGCGCTATGTGCGCTATGTGCGCTGCGCACACACGGCCAAAGGGGGCGTCGTGCGTCACGCGGGTAG
- a CDS encoding ABC transporter substrate-binding protein → MAHTFNRRTFVKLGGIAAGIGGASILSGCGSSSGSGAGSDTIKVGIMGPYTGDVAQYGLAVRAGAELYVSKFNDEGGANGKKIELDAQDEKGNATEAKNVYNKMVEDGVVGIIGDVTSAPSVAIAQTSVNDNMPIVSASATAADFITYGPNAFRACITDPYQGKLLADFAAERGYKAVGTIYNSGGAYEKGVNDAFVEEAQANGITITTQQGYADGDVDFKGQLTTIIATKPDAILSPNYYKDDGNIVTQARQLGYKGPILGADGWSNIVGGDEEYASANDLEGCFYDCSFVAENPDEKVRKFISDFKAAHNGETPGNFSALGYDAAMVLCQAIKTVETEGKAKAGTEDYKQAIIDAVKAGSVEGVTGTIRYEGSGDPVKPTLIITFEGGSQKVFSSIEAK, encoded by the coding sequence ATGGCTCACACATTCAATAGGCGTACGTTTGTCAAGCTCGGCGGCATAGCTGCTGGCATAGGTGGCGCATCCATTCTTTCTGGATGTGGATCGTCGTCGGGCTCCGGAGCTGGCTCCGACACCATCAAGGTCGGTATCATGGGACCCTACACGGGCGACGTCGCCCAGTACGGTCTTGCCGTCCGCGCGGGCGCAGAGCTCTATGTCTCGAAGTTCAATGACGAGGGAGGCGCCAACGGCAAGAAGATCGAGCTCGACGCCCAAGACGAGAAGGGCAACGCCACCGAGGCAAAGAACGTCTACAACAAGATGGTCGAGGACGGTGTCGTCGGCATCATCGGTGACGTGACATCTGCGCCCTCGGTTGCGATCGCCCAGACCTCAGTCAATGACAACATGCCGATCGTCTCGGCCTCTGCGACGGCTGCGGACTTCATCACCTACGGACCCAACGCGTTTCGCGCCTGCATCACCGATCCCTACCAGGGCAAGCTCCTGGCAGACTTCGCAGCCGAGCGAGGCTACAAGGCGGTAGGCACCATCTATAACTCTGGCGGGGCCTACGAGAAGGGTGTCAATGACGCCTTTGTCGAGGAGGCCCAGGCAAACGGCATCACCATTACCACCCAGCAAGGGTATGCCGACGGTGACGTCGACTTCAAAGGGCAGCTCACGACCATCATCGCCACCAAGCCCGACGCGATTCTCTCGCCTAACTACTATAAGGACGACGGCAACATCGTGACCCAAGCCCGCCAGCTTGGCTACAAGGGACCCATCCTCGGGGCGGACGGCTGGTCCAACATCGTGGGCGGTGACGAGGAGTACGCCAGCGCCAACGACCTTGAGGGTTGCTTCTATGACTGCTCCTTTGTCGCCGAGAACCCCGACGAGAAGGTCCGGAAGTTCATCTCTGACTTCAAGGCGGCCCACAACGGCGAGACGCCCGGTAACTTCAGCGCGCTCGGCTATGATGCCGCCATGGTGCTCTGCCAGGCCATCAAGACCGTCGAGACCGAGGGCAAGGCGAAGGCGGGCACCGAGGACTACAAGCAGGCCATCATCGACGCCGTGAAGGCCGGGAGCGTCGAGGGCGTCACGGGGACCATCAGGTACGAGGGTTCGGGAGATCCCGTGAAGCCGACCCTGATCATCACCTTCGAAGGTGGATCACAAAAGGTATTCAGTTCTATAGAAGCGAAGTAG
- the thrB gene encoding homoserine kinase has translation MSRQGATSTSSAQLARDTLTVEVPATSANVGVGFDCLGLALDLMARFCFEPADELLIDGCPERFRGQDNLVWTSYLEACRRLCSRPLTPHITIDSPIPLSGGLGSSSACVVAGVVAAQELNGAGLDARQALDIACELEGHPDNVAPAILGGLVSSFVDQGRAHPVHLDVAQNVSFVAIAPPYEVRTADARRVMPEQVSLKTTVWQVGHCVAAVHALEQGDLELFSAASRDRLHEPFRARLIPDYEALRRTALAAGAAAFLISGSGSTMLAVCDGRPLAEHVAASVEGMVENHVDGLWVRVLSSSPAGVRVLREHP, from the coding sequence GTGAGTCGCCAAGGCGCGACCAGCACGTCGAGCGCACAGCTCGCCCGCGACACGCTCACCGTCGAGGTCCCGGCGACCTCGGCCAACGTGGGCGTGGGCTTTGACTGCTTGGGCCTCGCGCTCGACCTCATGGCCCGCTTCTGCTTCGAGCCGGCGGACGAGCTTCTCATAGATGGCTGCCCCGAGCGCTTCAGGGGGCAGGACAACCTCGTCTGGACGAGCTACCTGGAGGCCTGTCGTAGGCTCTGCAGCAGGCCGCTCACGCCGCACATCACGATAGACTCCCCCATCCCCCTCTCGGGCGGCCTTGGGTCGAGCTCTGCCTGCGTCGTCGCGGGCGTCGTGGCGGCCCAGGAGCTGAACGGGGCTGGCCTTGATGCACGGCAGGCGCTTGACATCGCCTGCGAGCTTGAGGGACACCCCGACAATGTCGCACCGGCCATCCTCGGCGGTCTTGTAAGCTCGTTTGTGGATCAGGGCCGCGCCCACCCCGTGCACCTGGACGTCGCACAAAACGTAAGCTTCGTCGCGATCGCGCCTCCCTACGAGGTCCGCACCGCTGACGCGCGCAGGGTCATGCCTGAGCAGGTCTCGCTTAAGACGACGGTGTGGCAGGTGGGGCACTGCGTGGCCGCTGTACACGCCCTCGAGCAAGGTGACCTTGAGCTCTTCTCGGCAGCTTCGCGCGACAGGCTCCACGAGCCCTTTCGCGCACGCCTGATCCCCGACTACGAGGCCCTGCGCCGTACCGCGCTCGCGGCAGGGGCAGCGGCGTTTCTCATCAGCGGCTCGGGCTCGACGATGCTTGCCGTCTGCGATGGCCGCCCTCTGGCCGAACATGTCGCCGCATCCGTAGAGGGCATGGTCGAGAACCATGTTGATGGCCTCTGGGTACGCGTCCTTAGCAGCAGCCCCGCAGGCGTTCGCGTCCTTCGCGAGCACCCGTGA
- a CDS encoding branched-chain amino acid ABC transporter permease, with product MEKRDVDKRQDSLAGASDTEGVGQRGLPMPARYAINALLTLGAILLGQLLISNAVITRYQTGVLEQVGIYIIMAVSLNVATGYLGQLPLGHAGFMSIGGYSCSILIMRLMPVLGVGMRDFVTATPAACALFVGGVLFGGVMAAVAGIIIGVPALRLKGDYLAIITLGFAEIIRVVMLNIDGVVGFELTGGAKGLTGIPSYTSFMNTFVVVAISLFLIHTMMKSRHGRAILAIRDNEIAAEASGVNVTYYKTLAFVSSAFFAGVGGALYAGCIGVMEPAKFGFMKSIEILVMVVLGGMGSMLGSTISATVLTILPEALRAFADYRMVVYAIVLILVMIFRPQGLLGAYDFSLSRWIENVMGGRLPWKDGTAAKGVKGDA from the coding sequence ATGGAAAAGAGGGACGTGGACAAGAGGCAGGACTCGCTGGCTGGTGCCAGCGACACGGAAGGCGTCGGGCAAAGGGGGCTTCCCATGCCGGCGCGCTACGCGATCAACGCGCTCCTGACCTTAGGTGCCATCCTGCTCGGCCAGCTTTTGATCAGCAATGCTGTCATCACCCGCTATCAGACCGGCGTGCTCGAGCAGGTGGGCATCTACATCATCATGGCCGTCTCGCTCAATGTCGCGACTGGCTATCTGGGACAGCTGCCGCTCGGCCATGCCGGGTTCATGTCAATAGGAGGCTACTCCTGCTCCATCCTCATCATGCGCCTCATGCCCGTCCTTGGCGTCGGCATGAGAGACTTCGTGACCGCCACGCCTGCGGCTTGCGCCCTCTTCGTGGGCGGCGTCCTCTTTGGTGGCGTCATGGCCGCCGTCGCTGGCATCATCATAGGTGTGCCGGCGCTGCGCCTCAAGGGTGACTACCTGGCCATCATCACGCTCGGCTTTGCCGAGATCATCCGCGTCGTCATGCTCAACATTGACGGCGTCGTGGGCTTCGAGCTGACGGGTGGCGCCAAGGGCCTCACAGGCATCCCAAGCTACACGAGCTTCATGAACACCTTCGTCGTAGTGGCCATCTCGCTCTTCTTGATCCATACCATGATGAAGTCGCGTCACGGCAGGGCCATCCTCGCCATCCGTGACAACGAGATCGCGGCAGAGGCCTCGGGCGTCAACGTTACCTACTACAAGACGCTCGCCTTCGTGAGTTCGGCCTTCTTCGCGGGCGTGGGCGGCGCGCTCTACGCGGGCTGCATCGGGGTCATGGAGCCCGCCAAGTTCGGCTTCATGAAGTCAATCGAGATCCTGGTCATGGTGGTCTTGGGCGGTATGGGATCTATGCTCGGCTCCACCATCTCGGCCACGGTGCTTACCATACTGCCTGAGGCACTCCGCGCGTTTGCGGACTACCGTATGGTCGTCTACGCCATCGTCTTGATCCTGGTTATGATCTTTCGTCCGCAGGGTCTCTTGGGTGCCTATGACTTCTCTCTCTCGCGCTGGATAGAAAACGTCATGGGAGGCAGGCTCCCCTGGAAGGATGGGACTGCAGCCAAGGGGGTGAAAGGCGATGCCTAG
- a CDS encoding ABC transporter ATP-binding protein: METANLIPERDLGSMPILQAERLGIDFGGLTAVDNFSIALGRTEISGIIGPNGAGKTTIFNLLTNVYRPTRGTVLLDGYDTAGKSMVQVNKMGIARTFQNIRLFDQMTVEENVLVGLTNSMSTHLLTDMLRLPQHWRQERQFHERALELLDIFGMRELASERAGRLPYGAQRRLEILRALATHPKVLLLDEPAAGMNPNETEELMGNIQKIRDEFQIAILLIEHDMSLVMGICEVVGVLDYGRIIAKGTPEEIQRDPKVIEAYLGKQGVS, encoded by the coding sequence ATGGAGACGGCCAATCTCATTCCCGAGCGTGATCTGGGTAGTATGCCGATACTGCAGGCAGAGCGCCTGGGCATCGACTTTGGCGGGCTGACGGCGGTGGACAACTTCTCCATCGCCCTCGGTCGCACGGAGATCTCGGGTATCATCGGTCCCAACGGTGCCGGTAAGACCACGATCTTCAATCTGCTTACCAACGTGTACAGGCCGACGCGCGGCACGGTTCTGCTCGATGGGTATGACACGGCCGGCAAGTCGATGGTGCAGGTCAACAAGATGGGCATCGCGCGCACCTTCCAGAACATCCGCCTCTTCGACCAGATGACGGTGGAGGAAAACGTGCTCGTGGGCCTCACGAACTCGATGTCGACGCACCTTCTGACGGACATGCTGCGTCTGCCGCAGCACTGGAGGCAGGAGCGGCAGTTCCACGAGCGGGCCCTCGAGCTGCTCGACATCTTTGGTATGCGCGAGCTCGCATCCGAGCGGGCAGGCAGGCTTCCCTACGGCGCCCAGCGCAGGCTCGAGATCCTGCGGGCCCTGGCGACCCATCCCAAGGTGCTGCTGCTCGACGAGCCCGCCGCCGGCATGAACCCCAACGAGACCGAGGAGCTCATGGGCAACATCCAGAAGATCCGCGACGAGTTTCAGATCGCGATCCTTCTGATAGAGCATGACATGAGTCTTGTGATGGGGATCTGTGAGGTCGTCGGTGTGCTCGACTACGGCAGGATCATCGCCAAGGGCACGCCCGAGGAGATCCAGAGGGATCCGAAGGTCATCGAGGCCTACCTGGGCAAGCAGGGGGTGAGCTAG
- a CDS encoding YhcG family protein → MSADPKHINKTDGTGYLDQAAKVVRNARSAAARSVNLAMVYAYFEVGRIVVEEEQASDARAEYGGQVLTLVSEHLTAEFGRGFSRTNVAQMRQFYRVYAHDEIVQTVSEQFGSKPPYKTTDRKFFLSWSHYLRLMRTEDAGKRHFYEIEATRGGWSVRELQRQLDSSLYERLALSRDKDGVRRLAVGGQIVETPADAITDPYVLEFLGLKEETSYSESYLETRIIDHLQEFLLELGRGYAFVGRQQRLTYEEDHFKVDLVFYNRLLRCFVLFDLKLGKLMHQDIGQMQMYVHYYDRDKLLGRYVCGFIHLGEPG, encoded by the coding sequence ATGTCGGCTGATCCCAAGCACATCAACAAGACGGACGGCACCGGCTACCTTGACCAGGCCGCTAAGGTCGTGCGCAACGCGAGGAGCGCGGCGGCCCGCTCCGTAAACCTCGCCATGGTCTATGCCTATTTCGAGGTCGGCCGCATCGTAGTCGAGGAGGAACAAGCCAGCGATGCCCGGGCGGAGTATGGCGGACAAGTGCTCACGCTAGTCTCAGAGCACCTCACAGCCGAGTTCGGACGTGGCTTCTCCAGAACAAACGTGGCGCAGATGCGCCAGTTCTACCGTGTCTACGCGCACGATGAGATTGTTCAGACGGTGTCTGAACAATTCGGAAGCAAGCCCCCATACAAGACGACTGACAGGAAGTTCTTCCTGAGCTGGTCACACTACCTCAGACTCATGCGCACCGAGGATGCGGGCAAGCGGCACTTCTACGAGATCGAGGCGACGCGGGGCGGCTGGAGCGTGAGGGAGCTGCAACGGCAGCTCGACAGCAGCCTGTACGAGCGCCTCGCGCTCAGTCGTGACAAGGACGGCGTGCGACGCCTGGCCGTGGGCGGCCAGATCGTGGAGACCCCCGCCGACGCGATCACAGATCCCTACGTGCTGGAGTTTCTCGGACTCAAGGAGGAGACGAGCTATTCGGAGAGCTACCTGGAGACGCGCATTATCGACCACCTGCAAGAGTTCCTCCTTGAGTTAGGGCGCGGATACGCCTTCGTGGGCAGGCAGCAGCGCCTCACCTACGAGGAGGACCACTTCAAGGTAGACCTCGTGTTCTACAACCGGCTCCTGCGCTGTTTCGTGCTCTTCGATCTGAAGCTTGGCAAGCTCATGCACCAGGACATTGGGCAGATGCAGATGTACGTACACTACTACGACCGCGACAAGTTGCTGGGGCGGTACGTCTGTGGGTTCATCCACCTTGGCGAGCCCGGGTGA
- a CDS encoding branched-chain amino acid ABC transporter permease produces the protein MTILTQLLNGLQLGSIYALVALGYTMVYGIILLLNFAHGDIIMIGGYISWVVMAQLGLHPALAIILSIVGCTLLGVLIDKVAYAPLRSAPRLSILITAIGVSYFLENGAQLMFGADAKVVPPYFDLRPLDLLGVSVSPISILTVVVTIAATAGLALLVQKTKLGKAMRAVSEDMGAARLMGINVNTTISFTFALGSALAGIGSVLYAMAYTQVSPTMGVMLGTKAFVAAVLGGIGSIPGAVIGGFLVGFAEVFVSAIGLSVWKDAIVFLLLIVVLIVRPTGILGRTMNEKV, from the coding sequence ATGACGATTCTGACGCAGCTGCTGAACGGCCTGCAGCTCGGCAGTATCTATGCGCTCGTCGCCCTCGGCTATACGATGGTGTATGGCATCATCCTGCTGCTCAACTTCGCCCACGGCGACATCATCATGATCGGTGGCTACATCTCCTGGGTTGTGATGGCGCAGCTGGGACTTCACCCTGCCCTCGCCATCATCCTCTCGATTGTGGGCTGCACGCTGCTGGGCGTCTTGATCGACAAGGTCGCGTACGCACCCCTGCGCAGCGCCCCCAGGCTCTCTATCCTCATCACAGCCATCGGCGTCTCGTACTTCTTGGAGAACGGCGCACAGCTCATGTTTGGGGCCGACGCGAAGGTGGTGCCGCCGTATTTCGACCTTCGCCCGCTCGATCTCTTGGGCGTCAGCGTCTCACCCATATCGATCCTGACCGTCGTCGTGACGATTGCCGCAACGGCTGGTCTGGCCCTTCTGGTCCAGAAGACGAAGCTCGGCAAGGCCATGAGGGCCGTGTCGGAGGACATGGGCGCCGCTCGCCTCATGGGCATCAACGTGAATACCACGATCTCGTTCACCTTCGCGTTGGGCTCCGCGCTCGCAGGCATCGGCTCGGTGCTCTATGCCATGGCCTACACGCAGGTCTCGCCCACCATGGGTGTCATGCTGGGTACCAAAGCCTTCGTCGCCGCAGTGCTCGGCGGCATCGGGTCCATTCCCGGAGCGGTCATCGGCGGCTTTCTCGTTGGCTTCGCCGAGGTCTTTGTCTCGGCCATCGGTCTTTCGGTCTGGAAGGACGCCATCGTGTTCCTCCTGCTTATCGTCGTGCTCATCGTGCGGCCGACAGGCATCCTCGGTCGCACGATGAACGAGAAGGTGTAG
- a CDS encoding ABC transporter ATP-binding protein: MAALLNVRDLHVSYGAIKAVRGISFEINEGEIVTLIGANGAGKSTTLNTIAGLNKASSGQVEFQGEDLTGTRPHKIVQRGIALCPEGRRVFTQLTVAENLDMGGYTRTDAENAETLEIVYKHFPRLKERAGQSAGTMSGGEQQMLAMGRALMSRPRLLMLDEPSMGLAPILVDEIFSIIKELNQQGTTILLVEQNASMALSIADRGYVLETGTISKTGTGGDLLHDDDVRRAYLGG; encoded by the coding sequence ATGGCAGCGCTGCTGAACGTCAGGGACCTGCATGTCTCGTACGGCGCCATCAAGGCTGTGCGCGGCATATCCTTCGAGATCAACGAGGGTGAAATCGTCACCTTGATCGGGGCGAACGGTGCGGGAAAGTCAACCACCCTGAATACGATCGCAGGCCTTAACAAGGCAAGTAGCGGGCAGGTTGAGTTTCAGGGGGAGGACCTCACGGGCACGAGGCCCCACAAGATAGTCCAGAGGGGCATTGCGCTCTGCCCCGAGGGCAGGCGCGTGTTCACGCAGCTCACGGTTGCCGAGAACCTCGATATGGGCGGCTACACCCGAACGGATGCGGAAAATGCCGAGACGCTCGAGATAGTCTACAAGCACTTTCCGCGCCTCAAGGAGAGGGCCGGACAGTCAGCGGGCACGATGTCAGGTGGCGAGCAGCAGATGCTTGCCATGGGACGTGCCCTCATGAGCAGGCCGAGACTGCTGATGCTCGACGAGCCCTCCATGGGCCTGGCCCCGATCCTGGTCGATGAGATCTTCTCGATCATCAAGGAGCTCAACCAACAGGGCACGACGATCCTGCTCGTGGAGCAAAACGCCTCGATGGCGCTCTCGATCGCCGACCGTGGCTACGTCCTCGAGACGGGCACGATCTCAAAGACGGGGACCGGTGGCGACTTGCTGCACGACGATGACGTGAGGAGGGCCTACTTGGGCGGGTAG
- a CDS encoding Eco57I restriction-modification methylase domain-containing protein has product MGSSTLASPGEVFRIKFDVIIGNPPHQPSDGGNDASAMPTYQKFVGQAKRLDPQPLVMITPSRWFFGRRGLGAHRSGMPHDRRIRKLVGYRDAGERLPGVDPSGGVSYLLWKRDYDGDRTVANMRNGKGSERHRDLGREHG; this is encoded by the coding sequence GTGGGTTCATCCACCTTGGCGAGCCCGGGTGAGGTCTTCCGCATAAAGTTCGACGTCATCATCGGCAACCCGCCCCACCAGCCGAGCGACGGCGGCAACGACGCCTCCGCGATGCCCACCTACCAGAAGTTCGTCGGGCAGGCAAAGAGGCTCGACCCCCAGCCCCTCGTCATGATCACCCCGTCGCGCTGGTTCTTTGGCAGGCGTGGGCTTGGCGCACACCGCTCCGGGATGCCCCACGACCGGCGCATCAGGAAGCTCGTGGGCTACAGGGACGCCGGCGAGCGCCTCCCCGGCGTGGACCCGTCCGGCGGTGTCTCCTACCTCCTCTGGAAGCGGGACTACGACGGCGACCGCACCGTCGCGAATATGAGGAACGGCAAGGGCAGCGAGCGCCATCGCGACCTCGGCCGTGAACACGGGTAA